A single Symbiobacterium thermophilum IAM 14863 DNA region contains:
- the thiM gene encoding hydroxyethylthiazole kinase — MSTLPERVRERRPLVHAITNCVTMEWVARGLLAAGARPVMARDAAEAPVVAAAADALVLNLGTWSPGLQQAMLEAGQVAARRGIPVVLDPVGAGGTETRTRAALELLERVRVTAVRGNAGEILALAGRDGLVRGVDGPDGRPGPQTERAARAVARRFGCLVAVTGATDLVTDGRRTLAVRAGHPLMSQVPGTGCLATALVAAALAAGTGAGPAGRDRPMEDVDVVAEALLWAGWAGEQAASAASGPGTFAAAFLDRLALRGPLPPGRIAPPLSERLSLYVLVSGATPPDVLEAVLQAGCRMIQFREKRLPLPAQLEAAARVREACRRHGALLVVNDRVDLALAVGADGVHLGQEDLPVAAARRILGPDAVIGATCETAGEARAARDAGADYIGAGPVYVTPSKPDAGEPYGPDVVRRVSEAADLPVVGIGGIGPGRAAPVIAAGAAGVAVISAVLGAPDPGAAARAILDEVRRAKGEVSA, encoded by the coding sequence GTGAGCACACTGCCTGAGCGGGTTCGGGAGCGGCGCCCCCTGGTGCACGCCATCACCAACTGCGTGACGATGGAATGGGTGGCGCGGGGGCTTCTCGCCGCCGGCGCCCGCCCGGTGATGGCCCGGGACGCCGCCGAGGCCCCTGTGGTCGCCGCCGCGGCCGACGCCCTGGTGCTCAACCTGGGCACCTGGAGCCCCGGGCTGCAGCAGGCGATGCTGGAGGCCGGCCAGGTGGCCGCCCGGCGCGGGATTCCGGTGGTGCTGGACCCGGTGGGGGCCGGCGGGACCGAGACCCGTACCCGCGCTGCCCTGGAGCTGCTGGAGCGGGTGAGGGTGACCGCGGTCCGGGGCAACGCCGGGGAGATTCTCGCCCTGGCGGGACGCGACGGGCTGGTGCGGGGCGTGGACGGACCGGACGGGCGCCCCGGCCCGCAGACGGAGCGGGCGGCCAGAGCGGTCGCCAGACGCTTCGGCTGCCTGGTGGCCGTCACGGGGGCGACGGACCTGGTGACCGACGGCCGGCGCACCCTCGCGGTCCGGGCCGGCCACCCGCTGATGTCGCAGGTCCCGGGGACGGGCTGCCTGGCGACGGCGCTGGTGGCTGCAGCCCTGGCGGCTGGGACCGGCGCGGGACCGGCCGGCCGGGACCGCCCCATGGAGGACGTGGACGTGGTGGCGGAGGCGCTCCTCTGGGCCGGCTGGGCGGGGGAGCAGGCGGCGTCGGCGGCGTCCGGCCCCGGCACCTTCGCCGCCGCCTTCCTCGACCGGCTGGCGCTGCGCGGCCCCCTGCCGCCGGGGCGGATCGCTCCTCCGCTTTCCGAACGGCTGAGCCTGTACGTCCTGGTCAGCGGCGCCACGCCGCCGGACGTGCTGGAGGCGGTTCTGCAGGCGGGATGCCGGATGATCCAGTTCCGGGAGAAGCGGCTGCCGCTGCCCGCCCAGTTGGAGGCCGCCGCCCGGGTGCGGGAGGCGTGCCGGCGCCACGGGGCGCTGCTGGTCGTCAACGACCGGGTCGACCTGGCCCTGGCGGTTGGAGCGGACGGCGTCCACCTGGGGCAGGAGGACCTGCCCGTGGCGGCGGCCCGGCGGATCCTGGGGCCGGACGCGGTGATCGGGGCGACCTGCGAGACCGCCGGGGAGGCCCGGGCCGCCCGGGACGCCGGGGCGGATTACATCGGCGCCGGCCCGGTCTACGTCACCCCGTCGAAGCCGGATGCCGGCGAGCCTTACGGTCCCGACGTCGTCCGGCGGGTGAGCGAGGCGGCCGACCTGCCGGTGGTCGGCATCGGCGGCATCGGGCCGGGTCGCGCGGCGCCGGTGATCGCGGCGGGGGCCGCCGGGGTGGCGGTGATCTCCGCCGTCCTTGGGGCGCCCGATCCCGGCGCCGCAGCCCGGGCCATTCTGGACGAGGTCCGACGCGCCAAGGGGGAGGTGTCGGCATGA
- the thiW gene encoding energy coupling factor transporter S component ThiW has translation MNRAGLLTRMAILMALGVASSSFSAIPLFGAKLFPAQHAINVVAGAMLGPVYAGVVGLGIATIRILLGSGTLLAIPGTVFGAVLAGLLYRRTGSRLAAMIGEVIGTGLIGAVAAYPVAVLLLGNAKAAAGGIGFYIPSFAASSAAGALIGGQALAVLQRFRLVVTPRALQVPASGCDRPDK, from the coding sequence ATGAACCGGGCCGGCCTGCTCACGCGGATGGCGATCCTGATGGCGTTGGGCGTGGCCTCCTCTTCCTTCTCGGCGATTCCGCTGTTCGGGGCGAAGCTCTTCCCGGCGCAGCACGCCATCAACGTGGTGGCGGGGGCGATGCTGGGCCCGGTGTACGCCGGTGTCGTGGGCCTGGGCATCGCCACGATCCGCATCCTTCTGGGCAGCGGCACGCTCCTGGCGATTCCGGGGACGGTGTTCGGCGCCGTGCTGGCGGGCCTTCTCTACCGGCGCACCGGCTCACGGCTGGCCGCCATGATCGGTGAGGTGATCGGCACGGGCCTGATCGGCGCCGTGGCCGCGTACCCGGTGGCGGTGCTGCTGCTGGGCAATGCCAAGGCGGCCGCGGGCGGCATCGGCTTCTACATCCCCAGCTTCGCGGCCAGCAGCGCCGCAGGCGCCCTGATCGGCGGCCAGGCCCTGGCGGTGCTGCAGCGGTTCCGCCTCGTGGTGACTCCCCGCGCGCTGCAGGTCCCTGCCTCCGGATGCGACCGGCCGGATAAATGA
- a CDS encoding long-chain fatty acid--CoA ligase — translation MRHQLTLHTMLERARRFFPDKEIVSRTGAGIFRYTYADYYDRTRRLAAALERLGVRRGDRVGTLAWNHHRHLEAYFAVPCMGASLHTVNLRLPPEHLAYVINHAGDRVLLVDADLVPLVEAVRPQLKTVEHYIIMADVSLPETRLSPVHGYEELLASAQEDYRFPEDVDEWAEAGICFSSATTGMPKGVCYAHRAIYLHSMMVCMADTVGVGERDVVMPVVPMFHVNAWGLPFAAVWMGAKQVLPGPRPDPHTLCRLIQDEKVTLAAGVPTVWMGVLQAVEQERYDLSSITRIACGGAAPPRALIEAYELKLGVPFLHAYGMTEGAPVTHVGRLKSTLEGAPTDQRYAKKAKQGLLAPGLDMKVVDAEGNEVPWDGRSMGEMALRGPWIADAYYDDGRTAETFRDGWYYTGDVVTVDPDGYMQIVDRVKDLVKSGGEWISSVDLENAIMAHPKVAEAAVVAVYHPKWQERPLACVVPKPGVELTGEEIKEFLKGRVADWWIPDDVVFIPEVPKTSVGKFDKKVLRTQYWNHLAQQQTMP, via the coding sequence ATGCGGCATCAGCTGACCCTGCACACCATGCTGGAGCGGGCCCGGCGGTTCTTCCCGGACAAGGAGATCGTCTCCCGCACAGGCGCCGGCATCTTCCGGTATACGTACGCCGACTACTACGACCGGACCCGCAGGCTGGCTGCGGCCCTGGAACGACTCGGCGTCAGGCGCGGGGACCGGGTCGGCACGCTGGCGTGGAACCACCACCGCCACCTGGAGGCCTACTTCGCGGTGCCCTGTATGGGGGCCTCGCTCCACACCGTCAACCTGCGGCTGCCCCCGGAGCACCTGGCCTACGTGATCAACCATGCCGGCGACCGCGTCCTCCTGGTGGACGCGGACCTGGTGCCGCTGGTCGAGGCGGTCCGGCCCCAGCTGAAGACCGTCGAACACTACATCATCATGGCCGACGTCTCCCTGCCGGAGACCCGGCTGTCGCCGGTCCACGGCTACGAGGAGCTGCTGGCTTCCGCTCAGGAGGACTACCGCTTCCCGGAGGATGTCGACGAGTGGGCCGAAGCGGGCATCTGCTTCTCTTCCGCCACCACCGGCATGCCCAAGGGGGTCTGCTACGCCCACCGGGCCATCTACCTCCACTCGATGATGGTCTGCATGGCCGACACCGTCGGGGTGGGGGAGAGGGACGTGGTCATGCCCGTCGTGCCGATGTTCCACGTCAACGCCTGGGGGCTGCCCTTTGCCGCCGTCTGGATGGGCGCCAAGCAGGTGCTGCCCGGCCCGCGTCCCGACCCGCACACCCTGTGCCGGCTGATCCAGGACGAGAAGGTGACCCTGGCCGCCGGCGTGCCGACGGTCTGGATGGGCGTGCTGCAGGCCGTGGAGCAGGAGCGGTACGACCTGTCCTCCATCACCCGCATCGCCTGCGGCGGCGCCGCCCCGCCCCGGGCGTTGATCGAGGCGTACGAACTGAAGCTGGGGGTGCCGTTCCTGCACGCGTATGGCATGACCGAGGGGGCGCCGGTGACCCACGTGGGCCGGCTGAAGTCGACGCTCGAAGGCGCGCCGACGGACCAGCGGTACGCGAAAAAGGCGAAGCAGGGCCTGCTGGCCCCGGGCCTGGACATGAAGGTCGTGGACGCGGAGGGCAACGAGGTCCCCTGGGACGGCCGTTCCATGGGTGAGATGGCGCTGCGGGGGCCGTGGATCGCCGACGCCTATTACGACGACGGGCGGACCGCCGAGACGTTCCGGGACGGCTGGTACTACACGGGGGACGTGGTCACCGTGGACCCCGACGGCTACATGCAGATCGTCGACCGGGTGAAGGATCTGGTGAAGTCCGGCGGCGAGTGGATCTCCTCGGTGGATCTGGAGAACGCGATCATGGCGCATCCCAAGGTGGCCGAGGCGGCGGTGGTGGCGGTCTACCACCCGAAGTGGCAGGAGCGGCCGCTGGCCTGCGTGGTGCCGAAGCCCGGTGTGGAGCTGACCGGGGAGGAGATCAAGGAGTTCCTGAAGGGTCGGGTCGCCGACTGGTGGATCCCGGACGACGTGGTCTTCATCCCGGAGGTGCCGAAGACGAGCGTCGGGAAGTTCGACAAGAAGGTGCTGCGGACGCAGTACTGGAACCACCTGGCGCAGCAGCAGACGATGCCCTAG
- the hemH gene encoding ferrochelatase has product MEKTAVLLVNLGTPSAPEPDAVRPYLAEFLGDWWVIDKPRWQWLPILHGIILRVRPPRVAKIYQKIWLPEGSPLLHYSRLQQAALQQRLEPEGIRVALGMTYGQPSVKSALEELRGWGVRRLLVLPLFPQYSSTTTAAVWSKVQKALDGWRDLPEQIFIRDFPTHPKYLAFLTERISGYIAEKGRPDALVLSYHSIPQAYTASGDDYAAQCESTTDAVRDRFPDLKIVMGYQSKFGNDPWLEPATDEVLRELVRTGHRHVAVMAPGFAADCIETLHELEVEYAEEFVKAGGERYDYLPAANDHPLFIDCLEDLVRRHLPR; this is encoded by the coding sequence ATGGAGAAGACGGCGGTCTTGCTGGTCAACTTGGGGACGCCCTCCGCCCCTGAACCCGACGCGGTGCGGCCCTACCTGGCCGAGTTCCTGGGCGACTGGTGGGTGATCGACAAGCCCAGGTGGCAGTGGCTGCCGATCCTGCACGGGATCATCCTGCGTGTCCGGCCGCCCAGGGTGGCGAAGATCTACCAGAAGATCTGGCTGCCGGAGGGCTCCCCGCTGCTGCACTACTCCCGCCTGCAGCAGGCTGCGCTGCAGCAGCGGCTGGAGCCCGAGGGCATCCGGGTGGCCCTGGGCATGACGTATGGCCAGCCCTCGGTGAAATCGGCCCTGGAGGAGCTGCGCGGGTGGGGGGTCCGGCGGCTGCTGGTCCTTCCGCTCTTCCCTCAGTACTCCTCGACCACGACGGCGGCCGTCTGGAGCAAGGTGCAGAAGGCCCTGGACGGCTGGCGGGATCTGCCTGAGCAGATCTTCATCCGGGACTTCCCCACCCATCCCAAGTACCTGGCGTTCCTCACAGAGCGGATCAGCGGCTACATCGCAGAGAAGGGCAGGCCCGACGCCCTGGTCCTCTCCTACCACAGCATCCCGCAGGCCTACACCGCGTCCGGCGACGACTACGCCGCCCAGTGCGAGTCAACCACCGACGCCGTGCGGGACCGCTTCCCGGACCTGAAGATCGTCATGGGCTACCAGTCGAAGTTTGGCAACGACCCGTGGCTGGAGCCGGCCACCGACGAGGTGCTGCGGGAGCTGGTCCGCACGGGCCACAGGCACGTGGCCGTCATGGCGCCGGGCTTCGCCGCCGACTGCATCGAGACGCTGCACGAGCTGGAAGTCGAGTACGCGGAGGAGTTCGTCAAGGCAGGGGGCGAGCGGTACGACTACCTCCCCGCGGCCAACGACCACCCGCTGTTCATCGACTGCCTGGAGGACCTGGTGCGGCGCCATCTGCCCCGGTAA
- a CDS encoding DsbA family oxidoreductase, whose amino-acid sequence MAIRLTVFSDFVCPFCYIGEGLVEKLRQEPDLGVEVTWMPFQLNPATPPEGLTLAEYFGGRMPPDRLAMMHAELKARAGAMGLPMDPPPFICNTRRAHELAEFARDRGRLDAVVLPLFQAYFVQGRNLYEERVLGEAAEAAGLDPVEALAAVREGRYADQVDERLALAGRYGIHSVPTFIVNERYKIVGAQPYEVLRDALRSIAQEG is encoded by the coding sequence ATGGCCATCAGGCTCACCGTCTTTTCGGATTTCGTCTGCCCCTTCTGCTACATCGGCGAGGGACTGGTGGAGAAGCTGCGGCAGGAGCCCGACCTCGGGGTGGAGGTGACCTGGATGCCCTTCCAGCTGAACCCGGCCACGCCGCCCGAGGGGCTCACCCTGGCGGAGTACTTCGGGGGCCGGATGCCGCCGGACCGACTGGCGATGATGCACGCCGAGCTGAAGGCGCGCGCCGGGGCCATGGGGCTGCCGATGGATCCACCGCCCTTCATCTGTAATACTCGCCGGGCGCATGAGCTGGCGGAGTTCGCCCGGGACCGGGGCCGCCTGGACGCGGTGGTCCTGCCGCTGTTTCAGGCCTACTTCGTCCAGGGACGGAACCTGTACGAGGAGCGCGTGCTCGGCGAGGCGGCAGAGGCGGCGGGGCTCGACCCGGTGGAGGCCCTCGCGGCGGTGCGGGAGGGACGGTATGCAGACCAGGTGGACGAGCGGCTGGCTCTGGCCGGCCGATACGGTATCCACAGCGTTCCGACCTTCATCGTCAATGAGCGGTACAAGATCGTCGGTGCTCAGCCATACGAGGTCCTGCGCGACGCCCTGCGCAGTATCGCACAGGAAGGATGA
- a CDS encoding alpha/beta hydrolase family protein, which produces MRVKRWVRRWMAAALLTVVILAPAAAAETDPVPLRFLAEAAGATVEWDGETRTVTVVTADGVTATLRIGDTEALVDGQPVPIGAEAVLVGDRTWVPQAFMERVLAMPVAWDPEKEQPVVNPYVLKAFRLVNDLKRGDLAAVNAQLSPALQQAVPQEAWLQIGASLAPLGELGRPQVLGASVTAVHHNVDVLLPFAAAAQKLIVRFDANGLVDDFHLNTYMPIDTAGEPPYADPSAFVEEEVVVGEAPWALPGTLTLPAGEGPFPAVVLVHGSGPSDRDGTAYAVKPFRDLAHGLASRGIATLRFDKRTFVHSQKFGANPNFTVQEESVEDALAAVRLLAADERIDARRIFVLGQSLGGLVVPRTLAQDEGGLIRGGIALAAPNSTMDALVAQNRILVETGQLPPEQLAFIEGQVALLRDPAFDPDHPPEGYLLGTPHYWHDLVPKASDLLKEQEQPMLFLQGGRDFQVPVSEFESFRADLAGRTNVTFQLFPKLNHLFTEGEGEISTMAEYLVPANVPEYVIAAIADWIRSVSAEP; this is translated from the coding sequence ATGCGCGTCAAGCGTTGGGTGCGGCGTTGGATGGCCGCCGCCCTGCTGACGGTCGTGATCCTCGCCCCCGCGGCTGCGGCGGAGACGGACCCGGTGCCCCTGCGGTTCCTGGCCGAGGCCGCCGGGGCGACCGTGGAATGGGACGGCGAGACCCGTACCGTGACCGTGGTCACCGCGGACGGGGTGACCGCGACCTTGCGGATCGGCGATACGGAGGCCTTGGTGGACGGCCAGCCGGTTCCCATCGGCGCGGAGGCGGTCCTCGTGGGCGACCGGACCTGGGTTCCGCAGGCGTTCATGGAGCGGGTCCTCGCGATGCCCGTCGCCTGGGATCCCGAGAAGGAACAGCCTGTCGTTAACCCCTACGTGCTGAAGGCGTTCCGGCTGGTGAACGACCTGAAGCGCGGCGATCTCGCCGCGGTGAACGCCCAGCTCAGCCCGGCCCTGCAGCAGGCCGTGCCGCAGGAGGCCTGGCTGCAGATCGGCGCGTCCCTGGCCCCGCTGGGTGAGCTCGGCCGGCCGCAGGTGTTGGGCGCGTCGGTCACCGCGGTCCATCACAACGTCGACGTGCTCCTGCCGTTTGCCGCGGCGGCGCAGAAGCTGATCGTCCGCTTCGACGCCAACGGGCTGGTGGATGACTTCCACCTCAACACCTACATGCCCATCGACACCGCTGGCGAGCCGCCTTACGCGGACCCGTCGGCCTTCGTGGAGGAGGAGGTCGTCGTGGGCGAGGCGCCCTGGGCGCTGCCCGGGACCCTGACGCTGCCCGCCGGAGAGGGCCCCTTCCCGGCGGTGGTGCTGGTGCACGGCTCGGGCCCCAGCGACCGGGACGGCACGGCGTACGCGGTGAAGCCGTTCCGCGATCTGGCCCACGGCCTGGCCTCCCGGGGGATCGCGACCCTCCGGTTTGACAAGCGGACATTCGTCCACTCGCAGAAGTTCGGCGCCAACCCTAACTTCACGGTGCAGGAGGAGTCGGTGGAGGACGCCCTGGCCGCGGTGCGCCTGCTCGCGGCCGACGAGCGGATCGACGCCCGCCGGATCTTCGTCCTGGGCCAGTCCCTGGGCGGGCTGGTCGTGCCGCGCACCCTCGCGCAGGATGAAGGCGGCCTGATCCGGGGGGGCATCGCCCTGGCGGCGCCCAACAGCACCATGGACGCGCTGGTGGCGCAGAACCGGATCCTGGTCGAGACGGGACAGTTGCCGCCGGAACAGCTCGCGTTCATCGAGGGACAGGTAGCGCTCCTCCGCGACCCCGCCTTCGACCCGGACCACCCGCCTGAGGGCTACCTGCTGGGCACCCCGCACTACTGGCACGACTTGGTGCCCAAGGCGTCGGATCTCCTGAAGGAGCAGGAGCAGCCGATGCTGTTCCTGCAGGGCGGCCGGGACTTCCAGGTGCCCGTTTCGGAGTTCGAGAGCTTCCGGGCCGACCTCGCCGGGCGGACGAACGTGACCTTCCAGCTCTTTCCGAAGCTGAACCACCTGTTCACCGAGGGCGAGGGCGAGATCAGCACGATGGCCGAGTACCTGGTGCCGGCCAACGTGCCCGAGTACGTCATCGCGGCCATCGCCGACTGGATTCGCTCGGTGTCCGCGGAGCCGTAG
- a CDS encoding phosphodiester glycosidase family protein, whose protein sequence is MKRKAWLLIPVLVAALAAPSPASAARIDNPPPDYVTARHEVTPLAQGLTLTNFQRLYPYGWVNGWLLTADLSQPTLTSDVITAPGLTEREPVLDMAAREGAVAAINGDFFALGGSGIALGTVVKRGQYLQSPQPSWPNGAVVGTDRIGRLATVALDGTVTTPYGSHRLTVVNTPVVPEGGLGIFTPLWTKDRPWAMGDAQEGREVVVQAGRVVSVSGRVTNVPVPADGFILVGTNEAARFLDPLKPGDPVTVSYRPSPAVAWAIGGQNYLVRDGAVVSGLDNASRRPRSAVGFSADGRRMYLLVIEGDSSRSVGATLAEMAAFMKSFGAANALELDGGGSSTIVARRPGEPLTVLNLPASAQRPVPNGIGLFAQPGSGRAQHLRIDGEARVFSGLSRTFTVTAFDEQYEPVAVQQVQWGAKGPGVIGSDGRYTAADAPGSRVTITAAAHGLTTELQVRILGRVARIEPQASGGLTLLDAAGSTFTVVGYDADGYRALIDPRDLTVEYDPSLVRVEPEGDGLRAVPVATGSGYITVSVQGHRAVIPFVSGTRSTLLASLGQTALWMFERHPEQVTGWVAPSQGPGGDRATALYYTFAPAEGNRAAYLQAVAPIVLPGRPDRIGLWVQGDGQGAWLRATLQDAAGNSYTLDLAPRVDWTGWRYVEAAVPGGVTYPVSLHRIYPVETDAQRSYSGMLVFADLTVKTALPMPDAPAAEVPGPDAILNPGVPAGPESWSFAVLAALPDVAPEESVKAALEADPRFFLVGPGLRSQVREILARLGAAAVPVYEMAPPARYFDAGGVRFILLGTEQGGLRATAFHQWEGLDALLEVTSRAGSIRRVVVVGGQSPLRFRDAREGQLLQERLTAFEDRSGKAAAYLGAGGAAPGVTRVEGVPYIDAGTPRVPVIFTVDPTADSLWLRMGR, encoded by the coding sequence ATGAAGCGGAAGGCCTGGCTGTTGATCCCGGTGCTGGTGGCTGCGCTGGCCGCTCCCTCCCCCGCGTCTGCCGCACGGATCGATAATCCTCCGCCGGACTACGTAACGGCCCGGCATGAGGTCACGCCCCTCGCCCAGGGACTCACGCTGACCAACTTCCAGCGGCTCTACCCGTACGGCTGGGTCAACGGCTGGCTGCTGACCGCGGACCTGTCCCAGCCCACCCTGACCTCCGACGTCATCACCGCACCGGGGCTGACCGAGCGGGAGCCGGTGCTGGACATGGCTGCCCGGGAAGGCGCCGTGGCCGCCATCAACGGCGACTTCTTCGCCCTGGGCGGCAGCGGCATCGCCCTGGGCACCGTGGTCAAGCGCGGCCAGTACCTGCAGTCGCCCCAACCCTCCTGGCCCAACGGGGCCGTGGTGGGCACGGATCGCATCGGCCGGCTGGCCACGGTGGCGCTGGACGGCACGGTCACGACGCCCTACGGCTCGCACCGGCTCACCGTGGTCAACACCCCGGTGGTGCCTGAGGGCGGCCTGGGCATCTTCACGCCCCTGTGGACCAAGGACCGGCCCTGGGCCATGGGCGACGCGCAGGAGGGCCGGGAGGTGGTGGTGCAGGCCGGCCGGGTAGTGTCGGTCAGCGGGCGGGTGACCAACGTCCCGGTCCCGGCAGACGGGTTCATCCTGGTGGGCACCAACGAAGCGGCCCGGTTCCTGGATCCGCTGAAGCCCGGGGACCCGGTGACGGTCTCCTACCGCCCGAGCCCGGCGGTGGCGTGGGCGATCGGCGGCCAGAACTACCTGGTCCGTGACGGCGCCGTCGTGTCCGGCCTGGATAACGCCTCTCGCCGCCCGCGGTCCGCGGTCGGGTTCTCGGCCGACGGTCGGCGCATGTACCTGCTGGTGATCGAGGGCGACTCGTCCCGCAGCGTCGGGGCGACGCTGGCGGAGATGGCGGCGTTCATGAAGTCGTTCGGCGCGGCCAACGCGCTGGAGCTGGACGGCGGCGGCTCGTCCACCATCGTCGCCCGCCGCCCCGGTGAGCCCCTGACCGTGCTCAACCTGCCCGCATCGGCCCAGCGGCCCGTCCCCAACGGCATCGGCCTCTTCGCCCAGCCCGGCTCCGGGCGGGCGCAGCACCTGCGGATCGACGGCGAGGCGCGGGTCTTCTCGGGCCTTTCCCGCACGTTCACCGTGACGGCATTCGACGAACAGTACGAACCCGTCGCCGTGCAGCAGGTCCAGTGGGGGGCGAAGGGCCCCGGGGTGATCGGATCGGACGGCCGGTACACGGCGGCGGACGCGCCCGGCTCCCGGGTGACCATCACCGCCGCGGCGCATGGGCTGACGACCGAGCTGCAGGTGCGCATCCTCGGTCGGGTGGCCCGGATTGAACCGCAGGCGTCGGGCGGCCTGACGCTCCTGGACGCCGCAGGCAGCACCTTCACCGTGGTGGGCTACGACGCGGACGGATACCGGGCGCTGATCGACCCGCGCGATCTGACCGTCGAGTACGACCCGAGCCTGGTACGGGTGGAGCCGGAGGGGGACGGCCTGCGCGCCGTGCCGGTGGCGACGGGCTCCGGGTACATCACCGTTTCGGTGCAGGGGCACAGGGCCGTCATCCCCTTCGTGTCGGGGACGCGTTCCACCCTCCTGGCCTCCCTGGGGCAGACAGCCCTGTGGATGTTCGAACGCCATCCGGAGCAGGTGACCGGCTGGGTGGCCCCGTCCCAGGGGCCCGGGGGCGATCGGGCGACGGCGCTGTACTACACGTTCGCCCCGGCTGAGGGCAACCGGGCCGCCTACCTGCAGGCGGTCGCGCCGATCGTGCTCCCCGGCCGGCCGGACCGGATCGGCCTCTGGGTGCAGGGCGACGGGCAGGGGGCGTGGCTGCGGGCAACGCTGCAGGATGCCGCCGGCAACAGCTACACGTTGGACCTGGCCCCCAGGGTGGACTGGACCGGCTGGCGTTACGTGGAGGCGGCGGTGCCCGGCGGCGTCACCTACCCCGTGAGCCTGCACCGGATCTACCCGGTGGAGACCGATGCCCAGCGCTCCTACTCGGGGATGCTCGTCTTTGCTGACCTGACCGTGAAGACGGCCTTGCCGATGCCGGACGCGCCCGCCGCGGAGGTCCCGGGGCCGGACGCCATCCTGAACCCCGGGGTGCCGGCCGGCCCGGAGAGCTGGTCCTTCGCCGTGCTGGCCGCGCTGCCGGATGTCGCGCCGGAGGAATCCGTGAAGGCGGCCCTGGAGGCGGACCCGCGGTTCTTCCTCGTCGGCCCCGGCCTGCGCAGCCAGGTGCGGGAGATCCTGGCCCGGCTAGGCGCGGCCGCGGTGCCGGTGTATGAAATGGCGCCGCCGGCGCGCTACTTCGACGCCGGCGGGGTGCGGTTCATCCTGTTGGGCACGGAGCAGGGCGGCCTGCGCGCCACGGCGTTCCACCAGTGGGAAGGGCTGGACGCCCTGCTTGAGGTGACCTCCCGGGCGGGGTCGATCCGCCGGGTGGTCGTCGTGGGCGGGCAGAGTCCGCTGCGTTTCCGGGACGCCCGGGAGGGGCAACTGCTGCAGGAGCGGCTGACCGCCTTTGAGGACCGGTCCGGCAAGGCGGCGGCCTACCTGGGCGCAGGCGGCGCCGCCCCCGGCGTGACGCGCGTGGAGGGCGTGCCGTACATCGACGCCGGCACGCCCCGGGTTCCCGTGATCTTTACCGTCGATCCCACCGCTGATAGCCTGTGGCTCCGGATGGGCCGGTAA
- a CDS encoding DODA-type extradiol aromatic ring-opening family dioxygenase, translated as MQPAIFAAHGSPMLALEENAYTRALRSLGERYRPRAVIVFTAHWESNIQAISDVAAYETIHDFGGFPPELYRMQYPARGDAATAVRAAELLTEAGIPFVWDRRRGLDHGAWVPLRLIYPDGSVPVVQMSVNPWASPAEQYRIGQALAPLRREDVMILASGGTIHNFATLRWDDPPEADAWAVAFDDWLLGRIREWDLPALFDYERQAPGARLAVPPGGNEHFVPLFYALGAADDQRTVQELHRSYRYGNLSHALWAFGG; from the coding sequence GTGCAGCCTGCGATCTTTGCGGCACACGGCTCGCCGATGCTGGCCCTGGAGGAGAACGCATACACCCGCGCTCTCCGGTCGCTGGGCGAGCGCTACCGGCCGCGCGCCGTCATCGTGTTCACCGCCCACTGGGAGAGCAACATCCAGGCCATCAGCGACGTCGCGGCCTACGAGACGATCCACGACTTCGGCGGCTTCCCGCCGGAGCTGTACCGCATGCAGTACCCTGCGCGGGGCGACGCGGCCACGGCTGTGCGCGCGGCCGAGTTGCTGACGGAGGCCGGCATACCCTTCGTCTGGGACCGGCGGCGGGGGCTCGATCACGGGGCGTGGGTGCCCCTGAGGCTGATCTACCCCGACGGCTCCGTGCCCGTCGTGCAGATGTCGGTGAACCCCTGGGCGTCGCCGGCCGAGCAGTACCGCATCGGCCAGGCCCTGGCCCCGCTGCGCCGGGAGGACGTGATGATCCTGGCCAGTGGCGGCACCATCCACAACTTCGCGACCCTCCGCTGGGACGACCCGCCGGAGGCGGACGCGTGGGCCGTCGCCTTCGACGACTGGCTGCTCGGCCGCATCCGCGAATGGGACCTGCCCGCCCTCTTTGACTACGAACGGCAGGCCCCCGGCGCACGGCTCGCCGTGCCGCCGGGGGGCAACGAGCATTTCGTTCCGCTCTTCTACGCCCTGGGTGCGGCCGACGACCAGCGCACCGTGCAGGAGCTGCACCGCAGCTATCGCTACGGCAACCTCAGCCACGCCCTCTGGGCGTTCGGCGGCTGA
- a CDS encoding winged helix-turn-helix transcriptional regulator, with the protein MAALQLCPKFEHAVHILGKRWTGLILWTLMSGPKRFSEIEAVIPVSGRLLSERLKELESEGLVTREVFPEVPVRVVYSLTPKGQAMEPILAAIQKWAERWG; encoded by the coding sequence ATGGCTGCTCTCCAGCTCTGCCCGAAGTTCGAGCACGCCGTCCATATCCTGGGGAAGCGTTGGACGGGCCTGATCCTCTGGACGCTCATGAGCGGCCCGAAGCGGTTCTCGGAGATCGAGGCCGTGATTCCGGTGAGCGGTCGGCTGCTCTCGGAACGGCTCAAGGAGCTGGAGTCGGAAGGGCTCGTCACCCGGGAGGTGTTTCCCGAGGTTCCCGTTCGAGTCGTGTATTCGCTTACCCCGAAAGGGCAGGCGATGGAGCCCATCCTGGCCGCCATCCAGAAGTGGGCGGAGCGCTGGGGCTGA